The Aureimonas mangrovi genome contains the following window.
AAGGAGGAGCGCACGAAGGTGCGCACCTTGTGGACCATGGCAAGCTCGACAGAGCGGACCTGCAGCACCTTGGCGCCGAGCGAGGCCATCTCCAGCATCTCCTCGAAGGAGACGCGGGCCATGCGCCGCGCCTTCGGCTCGATGCGCGGATCGGTCGTGTAGACGCCATCGACGTCCGTGTAGATGTCGCAGCGGTCGGCCTTCAGGGCCGCCGCGAGCGCGACCGCCGAGGTGTCGGAGCCGCCGCGGCCGAGCGTGGCGATGCGGCTGTCGGGCGCGATGCCCTGGAAGCCGGCGACCACCGCGACCTGTCCGTCCGCGAAGCGTCGCACGATTTCCGAGCCGTCGATATCCTGGATGCGCGCGGCGCCGTGCTGCCCGTCGGTGCGCACGGGAATCTGCCAGCCCATCCAGGAACGGGCGTTCACGCCCATGCGCTGCAACGTGATCGCGAGAAGCCCGGCGGTGACCTGCTCGCCGGACGCGACGACCGCGTCGTATTCGCGCGCATCGTGGATCGGAGATGCCGCGCGGCACCATTCCACCAGTTCGTTGGTCTTGCCCGACATCGCCGAAACGACCACGGCCACGTCATGGCCGGCGTCCACCTCGCGTTTGACGTGGCGCGCCACGTTCGCGATGCGATCGAGATCGGCGACGGAGGTGCCGCCGAATTTCAGGACGAGACGGGCCATGGAGCTGTTGCCGGTTCTGAGCTGACCGAAAGGTGGACGAGGCGAGGTGCCGTCCCAGATCCTTCGCATGGGCCTTGAACGACAGGCAGGGCGGGCAGTAGCGGGTTTGGGTTCGATCTGCAAGAATGCACCCCGAAAGCGCCTGCCTTGCGCGCGCTGAAATCGACCGACCGCAGGACATGCCGCAGATGAGCCAGCAACGTGCCACCACCATCGACGAGGGCGAGGTCGAGCGCTTCTCGCGTCTGTCGGCCGAATGGTGGAACCCCGAGGGCAAGTTCAAGCCGCTTCACAAGTTCAACCCGGTGCGCCTCGCCTATGTGCGCGAGGAGATCTCGGGCAATTTCGGCCGCGACCTGACCTCCACGCGCCCCTTCGAGGGCCTGCGCATTCTCGATGTCGGCTGCGGCGGCGGGCTGATCTGCGAACCGCTCTCGCGCCTCGGCGCCGACGTCGTGGGCGTCGATGCTTCGACGACGAATATCGAGGTGGCCCGGATCCATGCCGAACAAGGTGGGCTGGCGATCGACTACCGTGCCGAGACGGCCGAGGCGCTGGACGCGGCGGGCGAGCGGTTCGACGTGGTGCTCGCGCTGGAAGTGGTGGAACACGTCGCCAACGTCGATCTCTTCCTGTCGTCCGTCGCCAACATGGTGAAGCCGGGTGGGCTGCTCTTCGTCGCCACGATCAACCGCACAATGAAGGCGCTGGCCTTTGCGATCGTCGGCGCGGAATACGTTCTCGGCTGGCTGCCGAAAGGCACGCACCAGTACTCCAAGCTTGTGACCCCGTCCGAGATCGAGGGGCCGGTCAAGCGTTCCGGTCTTTCGATGATCGACGAGACCGGCGTCGTCTACCACCCGCTCGCCGACGAATGGCGCCGCTCGAAGGACATGGACGTCAACTACATGGTGCTCGCACGCCGGCCATAACGCAGCCCATCGACGCGCTCGTCCTCAACTTGGGCGTTGTCGGCCGAGATCGCAGGGCACTCGGCCACTGCCCCGGAAGCAGTGGCGCAGTTATCGCCTTGCGGACGGTGGACGCCGGCCCGTCGCTGCGGTCTTCGATGCGTCCGGCAACGAGGCATCGGCGGGAAATACAGATCTTAGCCTCCTCCTGGGTGCGTGAGCGTCATGCCCTTTGCACCTGAGCGCATGGCTTGCTAATACCTGCCGATTGCAGTCAACATTTTTCGGGGGTCGCGCGCGATTCCCGTAATTGAAGGCTTGTCCATGACCGCATCCCAGTGCCTTCAGATGCCGGCCGCGCAGGATCGCACGGTGCTTGCCTTCCCGCGCTGCCCGACGGCCGGGCGCTTCGCGCAGACCCACGCCCTCAGCGAGGATGAGCGCATCGACCTGGATCGGCTGCGCTGGCTGGCACTGCGCTCGCGTCTTGCCCCGCGCCCCGATCTCGAACGCGCCTGCTTCCTGCTCGCAGCCGGCACCGGCGCCTCGCTCGAGCGCTATTCCATCGCCTTCTTCCGCGGCCTTGCCGACTACGCCTCGCGGGAAATGACGGTCTATCGCCCAGGCGCCCGGAGCGCGAGCGACGACGAGATCTGGATGCTGCGCCTTATCGCAGCATGGCGACGTGGTGAGGAAAGCGCGGCTGCCGCGCTCGTTGCCTGGCGAGTCGAGAAACCCCATCGCCGCTGGATGCGTTTCCTGTCCGCCGGCCTCGTCCGGGCCCTGGACGAAAAGCCAGTTTAGAATGATTCAAAAGAGGGTTGATTGAACGACCCTCGCGATCTACATTGGACCTATTCCAAACTAGGACGGTCGGCAGCGCGCCGGCGAGACGCAGGAGATGATGATGGGACTGGTTGCCGCGAAGATCGAGCCGAGCGCGAAGGAAGACATCGTCGGCGGCCTTACCCAGGCTCTCGCCGAGACTGCGATCGAAACGCTGAAGGCGCAGAACTTCCACTGGAACGTGACGGGCATGTCCTTTGGGCCGCTGCACGAGCTGTTCCAGAAGATCTACGAGGATCACTTCGAGGGGCAGGATACGCTCGCCGAGCGCATCAAGCAGTTCGACATGCATGCGGAGGGCCGGTACTCGGTCTATCTCGAGCGCTCTGCGATCGAAGAGCATGACGGCCATGCCGACGCCAGGACGATGATCGAGATCCTGATGAAGGATCAGGAGACGCTGTCCTCGACGCTCTCGGCGCTGGCGCAGGTTGCAGAAGAGCACGGCGACTGGGCGACCAACGATCTGGCCACCGCGCGCATCGAAGTCCACGACAAGTTCGCCTGGATGCTGCGCGCGCACCTCAAGTAGGCCATGCCGAACGACGAGACGAACGGGCCCGCCGGAGCGATCCGGCGGGCTTTTTTCTTACTGAATGGAAGCTTTGCCGGTCGGCTTGCGACATTCGGCCTCCGGCCGATCGCGGTACGGCCGAGGCAAATGGCTGCGGGTCTGGCCGGTTCGTCGGTGTTGAGCTGCCGAGTGCGGGGGACGCTTTCCGCTCCCGCTCGCCCGGATTCCAGCCGTGAAAGCGACCGGGCGTTGCAGCACGTCGCCGACTGGCTGCCAGCGCTCCACCGCTGAGCGGCCCGCTGCTGGTCTGCGTTCTCCCGGTGCGCCGTGCCCTCCTCAGCCCGCGTCCTCAAGGTCCAGCGGACATGGCACACCCTCGCGCTCGCACTTGCGGCGGTAGGCGATCGCCCAGAAGGCCGGGTTCTTGTGTTCGGCCTGCAGGCGAGCAAGCAGCGCCTCGAAGAAGGCGCGCTTGGCCTCGGCGCCGCCACTTGCGGGAAACGTATCCTTCTCGAGCTTGGTCATGGAGCAGCCGACGCAGCGGCCCTGCCGCTTGTACTTGCACACGTCGACGCAGGGGCTCGGGGCTGCCGCCCATGCCTGCCTGATCGGATCGTCCACCGCCGCACCTCGCACCCTGTCTGGAATGCCTCCAGTTAGGCGGGGACGCTCTCCTTTTCCACTGGTGATGCGGAACGCGGAAGCTTGTCGAGCGGACAAGGCCGCTCGCGCCGCTCGCAGCGGCGACGGTACATGCGCGTCCAGTAGGCGAGCCGCCCGGCCTCTTCGAGCCGTTCGGTGAGTTGCAGGAAAAACGCCTTCTTCTCGGCCTTGCGCTTCATGCGTTTAAAGGCCTTCTTTTCCGGCTTGGTCATCCGGCACCCGATGCAATGGCCGCGATCGCGGAACTTGCACACGCCGATGCAGGGGCTCGGCGCCTTGCGCCAGACCTTGCCCGGCGGCTGAAGGCGGGCCGGCGCCTCGCCAGCGCTCAATGCTTGTCCTCCGGCAGCGCCGGCAGCGGGAAGGCCGGCACGCCATCTTCCACAAGGCCCCTGATCTCCTCCGGCGAAGCCTCGCCATAGATGCGTCGCTCCTCGGCCTCGCCGAAATGGATGCGCCGGGCCTCCTCCGCGAAACCGCGGCCGACATTGTCGGCATTGGCCCGGACTTCACGAGCGATCTCGACCATTTTCGCATGGAGCGCGGCGAGCTTTTCCGACGCCGGGCCGCCCGCGACAGGTTCGGCCTGAGCCCGCAAAGGAGCGGACGTCTCGCGCCCGGCCTTGACGGCCGGCGCCATCAGCGCCTTCGCGACATGGGTCGCGCCGCATGCAGGGCACTCCACGAGCCCGGCCTTCGCCTGGCGCTCGAAATCGTCTCCGGACCGGAACCAGCCATCGAAGGTGTGCCCCGCCGGCTCGCAGCGCAGATTGAAGTGGATCATGCGGGCAGGGCCGGGAAATCCGCCTGGAAATCGCGTCGATTCTTCAGGTTCGGGATCTTGCCGCGCGTCGCGGCGACCGACGAGGGATCGATATCGGCAAACGCGACGCCCGGCTCGTTGCCGTTGACTTCCGCGAGGATACGGCCCCAGGGGTCGATGATGATCGAGTGGCCGTAGGTCTCGCGGCCGTCTTCGTGGACGCCGCCCTGCGCGGCGGCGATCATGAAGGCACCGTTCTCGATGGCGCGCGCGCGCAGGAGCACGTGCCAATGCGCCTCGCCCGTCTGCCGGGTGAAGGCGGCAGGCGCCGTCAACACCTGAGCACCCGCCAGCGCCTGAGCACGGAAGAGCTCCGCAAAGCGCATGTCGTAGCAGACGGCGAGGCCGAACCTGACGTTCTCCCCGCCGAGCGGCAGATCCGCCACGCCCGCCGCGGTGCCCGGCTCGTA
Protein-coding sequences here:
- a CDS encoding aspartate kinase, whose protein sequence is MARLVLKFGGTSVADLDRIANVARHVKREVDAGHDVAVVVSAMSGKTNELVEWCRAASPIHDAREYDAVVASGEQVTAGLLAITLQRMGVNARSWMGWQIPVRTDGQHGAARIQDIDGSEIVRRFADGQVAVVAGFQGIAPDSRIATLGRGGSDTSAVALAAALKADRCDIYTDVDGVYTTDPRIEPKARRMARVSFEEMLEMASLGAKVLQVRSVELAMVHKVRTFVRSSFEDPDAPGMGDFENPPGTLICDEDEIVEAQVVTGIAYAKDEAQISLRRVEDRPGIAAAIFGPLADAGVNVDMIVQNVSEDGTRTDMTFTVPAGDLAKATKVIEDAKSEMRFDVVQSERGLTKVSVIGIGMRSHTGVAATAFKALAGRGINIRAITTSEIKISILIDGEFTELAVRTLHSVYGLDKAPV
- the ubiG gene encoding bifunctional 2-polyprenyl-6-hydroxyphenol methylase/3-demethylubiquinol 3-O-methyltransferase UbiG, with amino-acid sequence MSQQRATTIDEGEVERFSRLSAEWWNPEGKFKPLHKFNPVRLAYVREEISGNFGRDLTSTRPFEGLRILDVGCGGGLICEPLSRLGADVVGVDASTTNIEVARIHAEQGGLAIDYRAETAEALDAAGERFDVVLALEVVEHVANVDLFLSSVANMVKPGGLLFVATINRTMKALAFAIVGAEYVLGWLPKGTHQYSKLVTPSEIEGPVKRSGLSMIDETGVVYHPLADEWRRSKDMDVNYMVLARRP
- a CDS encoding Dps family protein, which translates into the protein MGLVAAKIEPSAKEDIVGGLTQALAETAIETLKAQNFHWNVTGMSFGPLHELFQKIYEDHFEGQDTLAERIKQFDMHAEGRYSVYLERSAIEEHDGHADARTMIEILMKDQETLSSTLSALAQVAEEHGDWATNDLATARIEVHDKFAWMLRAHLK
- a CDS encoding DUF1289 domain-containing protein, encoding MDDPIRQAWAAAPSPCVDVCKYKRQGRCVGCSMTKLEKDTFPASGGAEAKRAFFEALLARLQAEHKNPAFWAIAYRRKCEREGVPCPLDLEDAG
- a CDS encoding DUF1289 domain-containing protein, whose protein sequence is MSAGEAPARLQPPGKVWRKAPSPCIGVCKFRDRGHCIGCRMTKPEKKAFKRMKRKAEKKAFFLQLTERLEEAGRLAYWTRMYRRRCERRERPCPLDKLPRSASPVEKESVPA
- a CDS encoding DUF1178 family protein produces the protein MIHFNLRCEPAGHTFDGWFRSGDDFERQAKAGLVECPACGATHVAKALMAPAVKAGRETSAPLRAQAEPVAGGPASEKLAALHAKMVEIAREVRANADNVGRGFAEEARRIHFGEAEERRIYGEASPEEIRGLVEDGVPAFPLPALPEDKH
- a CDS encoding carbon-nitrogen hydrolase family protein, with translation MAGFKAAVVQMRSGISPEANVSALRELVAEAAAGGAHYVQTPEMTGMLCRDRAQLMAELKPEAEDPVVAAASALAADHGIVLHIGSTAVGAPGGMAANRAFLFGPDGGRIATYDKIHMFDVDLDNGESWRESRTYEPGTAAGVADLPLGGENVRFGLAVCYDMRFAELFRAQALAGAQVLTAPAAFTRQTGEAHWHVLLRARAIENGAFMIAAAQGGVHEDGRETYGHSIIIDPWGRILAEVNGNEPGVAFADIDPSSVAATRGKIPNLKNRRDFQADFPALPA